A genome region from Amblyraja radiata isolate CabotCenter1 chromosome 2, sAmbRad1.1.pri, whole genome shotgun sequence includes the following:
- the LOC116990710 gene encoding uncharacterized protein LOC116990710 isoform X4, with amino-acid sequence MVSLSHEVIAASEVTEAMRRYVTAGGDAQSSVEMTSRAGEDTQLKTAVGQSQVICMQPLDSFMKKSKSFANISELIGVRFKQRSNCGAYCYLQAEQVSFLQALPLVPLTKNEALLYEFGEGKLVPLHEWNPCNVDSCPPILCEPSNLSELEFDFAFMKKKEVGEETNTSSPELFSDENITNLGENIQQYILGAELNKRNRVEITEKLCLDLLLNTQKLEEENKRLLSLDANLEKRMSEISKKLFLWESNYSKHQNDIAKVEMELQDVEQDIESKDHRIGELNHTIEALWITADELADRKVERTAHPDE; translated from the exons ATGGTGAGCTTATCGCATGAGGTTATTGCGGCAAGTGAGGTCACAGAGGCGATGAGGAG GTACGTCACGGCGGGCGGGGACGCGCAG AGTTCAGTGGAAATGACTTCCAGGGCAGGAGAAGACACACAACTTAAAACTGCTGTTGGACAGAGTCAAGTTATCTGCATGCAGCCACTTGATTCATTCATGAAGAAAAGCAAGAGTTTTGCTAATATTTCTGAACTGATTGGTGTGAGATTCAAGCAACGTAGCAACTGTGGTGCATATTGTTACCTCCAGGCTGAACAAGTCAGCTTTCTTCAGGCATTGCCACTGGTACCGCTTACAAAGAATGAGGCTCTGCTTTATGAGTTTGGGGAGGGAAAACTTGTGCCATTGCACGAGTGGAACCCATGTAATGTGGATAGCTGCCCCCCAATTCTATGTGAACCAAGTAATCTTTCAGAACTTGAATTTGATTTTGCTTTTATGAAGAAAAAAGAAG TAGGAGAAGAAACCAACACTTCATCACCGGAACTCTTTTCTGATGAAAACATTACCAA TCTAGGGGAGAACATTCAACAATACATCCTGGGAGCAGAGTTAAATAAAAGGAATAGAGTAGAGATAACTGAAAAGCTGTGCCTTGACCTTCTGCTGAATACCCAGAAGCTG GAGGAAGAAAACAAAAGGCTGTTGTCTCTTGATGCCAACCTTGAGAAACGG aTGTCTGAAATTAGCAAGAAGCTGTTCTTGTGGGAAAGTAATTATTCAAAACACCAAAATGATATAGCTAAAGTGGAG ATGGAACTCCAGGATGTGGAACAAGACATTGAATCAAAGGATCACAGAATTGGGGAG
- the LOC116990710 gene encoding uncharacterized protein LOC116990710 isoform X6: MVSLSHEVIAASEVTEAMRRYVTAGGDAQSSVEMTSRAGEDTQLKTAVGQSQVICMQPLDSFMKKSKSFANISELIGVRFKQRSNCGAYCYLQAEQVSFLQALPLVPLTKNEALLYEFGEGKLVPLHEWNPCNVDSCPPILCEPSNLSELEFDFAFMKKKEVGEETNTSSPELFSDENITNLGENIQQYILGAELNKRNRVEITEKLCLDLLLNTQKLEEENKRLLSLDANLEKRMSEISKKLFLWESNYSKHQNDIAKVELNHTIEALWITADELADRKVERTAHPDE; encoded by the exons ATGGTGAGCTTATCGCATGAGGTTATTGCGGCAAGTGAGGTCACAGAGGCGATGAGGAG GTACGTCACGGCGGGCGGGGACGCGCAG AGTTCAGTGGAAATGACTTCCAGGGCAGGAGAAGACACACAACTTAAAACTGCTGTTGGACAGAGTCAAGTTATCTGCATGCAGCCACTTGATTCATTCATGAAGAAAAGCAAGAGTTTTGCTAATATTTCTGAACTGATTGGTGTGAGATTCAAGCAACGTAGCAACTGTGGTGCATATTGTTACCTCCAGGCTGAACAAGTCAGCTTTCTTCAGGCATTGCCACTGGTACCGCTTACAAAGAATGAGGCTCTGCTTTATGAGTTTGGGGAGGGAAAACTTGTGCCATTGCACGAGTGGAACCCATGTAATGTGGATAGCTGCCCCCCAATTCTATGTGAACCAAGTAATCTTTCAGAACTTGAATTTGATTTTGCTTTTATGAAGAAAAAAGAAG TAGGAGAAGAAACCAACACTTCATCACCGGAACTCTTTTCTGATGAAAACATTACCAA TCTAGGGGAGAACATTCAACAATACATCCTGGGAGCAGAGTTAAATAAAAGGAATAGAGTAGAGATAACTGAAAAGCTGTGCCTTGACCTTCTGCTGAATACCCAGAAGCTG GAGGAAGAAAACAAAAGGCTGTTGTCTCTTGATGCCAACCTTGAGAAACGG aTGTCTGAAATTAGCAAGAAGCTGTTCTTGTGGGAAAGTAATTATTCAAAACACCAAAATGATATAGCTAAAGTGGAG